A genomic segment from Candidatus Paceibacterota bacterium encodes:
- a CDS encoding GIY-YIG nuclease family protein — protein sequence MYFLYILECNDSTLYTGITTDLKRRLAQHKDGTGSNYTRAKGAGSIVYTEECADRSSALKREAEIKKLTRTKKLALIQGN from the coding sequence ATGTATTTCCTCTATATTCTTGAATGTAACGACAGCACGCTCTATACCGGCATTACCACTGACCTCAAGCGCAGGCTCGCGCAACACAAGGACGGCACCGGTTCCAACTACACGCGCGCAAAAGGAGCAGGGAGCATTGTCTACACCGAAGAGTGCGCCGACAGATCGTCCGCGCTCAAGCGCGAAGCGGAGATCAAGAAGCTGACGCGCACCAAGAAACTTGCTCTGATACAGGGAAACTAA
- a CDS encoding serine protease produces the protein MAKAQKKTTKKAAKKAPAKRRTTKRKTTAKKTVKKTTKKAVRKPLQPQIPKKIALTWQGALRLVNDRVVKLNTPRGHGTGFHIGNFGTNDNLCAIATAYHVVDGVHEWGEPIKVVHEATGEEILLKEKDRAVFTYPKKDLAVMLFVKPKKFNLPKTQIELIPSGSYLVPGVDVAWCGYPGLMSGQLCFFHGFISCHISGDYLIDGVAINGVSGGPVFYIDANSNRPKIAGVITAYIPNRRSSGDSLPGVSMITSIAPCEDTIKSLRSLGEAKKEAAEQKKDEDKTKDTKGE, from the coding sequence ATGGCAAAAGCACAAAAGAAAACAACTAAAAAAGCAGCAAAGAAGGCACCAGCAAAGAGAAGAACAACAAAAAGAAAGACAACTGCTAAGAAGACCGTAAAGAAAACAACTAAAAAAGCAGTTAGGAAACCTTTACAGCCACAAATACCTAAAAAAATTGCTTTGACATGGCAAGGAGCTTTGAGACTAGTAAATGATAGAGTAGTTAAATTGAATACTCCAAGGGGCCACGGCACCGGATTCCATATAGGAAATTTTGGCACCAATGATAATTTATGTGCAATTGCTACAGCCTATCACGTTGTTGACGGGGTCCATGAATGGGGCGAACCCATAAAGGTTGTACATGAGGCTACTGGAGAAGAAATTTTACTTAAAGAAAAAGATCGAGCGGTATTTACTTATCCCAAAAAAGATCTAGCCGTTATGCTTTTTGTGAAGCCGAAAAAATTTAACCTTCCAAAAACTCAAATTGAATTAATACCTTCAGGTAGCTATCTTGTGCCTGGTGTTGATGTTGCCTGGTGTGGTTACCCTGGGTTAATGAGTGGTCAATTATGTTTCTTTCACGGGTTTATTAGTTGCCATATTTCAGGGGACTACCTAATAGATGGTGTCGCGATTAATGGTGTTAGTGGTGGACCAGTTTTTTATATAGATGCTAACTCAAATAGACCAAAAATAGCAGGTGTAATCACTGCTTACATACCGAATCGGAGAAGCTCAGGGGACTCGTTACCGGGAGTTAGTATGATTACATCTATTGCTCCGTGTGAGGACACCATAAAAAGTCTACGCAGCCTTGGCGAAGCAAAGAAAGAAGCGGCTGAACAAAAGAAAGACGAGGATAAAACAAAAGACACTAAGGGAGAATAA
- a CDS encoding Sau3AI family type II restriction endonuclease — protein sequence MQDTQYQTAEDVITAAEAVLGKTLRDIVSKEEADDIEKQLGKYGTRRKGFFGDLVEQYVFDLENNGRAEADFKVANVELKATPLKKHNKKRFVSKERLVFSMINYDTVISEKWETSSFLKKNRFLLLIFYLWLKEASLLDYKFKFVHFLDLLEGLSQEDVVQIKKDWECIVDKIRDGKAHELSEGDTFYLGACTKAAHSRVVRDQPKSRIPAKPRAFSLKQAYLNYLIQTKLLGVSPDEVSIYKGAPKTKTIDQVVEDRFRKFIGKTDTEILKMLKWKPKVKPKNYKRLIANHILTGTGSNKVEELEKADVTLKVLALEPDGSLKESVSFPAFNFKDLVTQVWYDEEAEQMSDFHAQLEEKKFLFVVFQKQEESDEIILQKTMFWNFPAEDMGKARETWEKTIELLNEGKIIKKVPQKADGRIYNHFPGSTFNGVAHVRPHTTNRGITNELPVPDQLTGWKTFTKQGFWLNAKYIQHAIENDKDQD from the coding sequence ATGCAAGACACACAGTATCAGACAGCAGAAGATGTCATAACAGCAGCAGAAGCAGTCCTAGGGAAGACTCTTCGAGATATTGTGTCGAAAGAGGAAGCAGATGATATTGAGAAACAGCTCGGGAAATACGGAACCCGCCGAAAGGGTTTTTTTGGTGACCTTGTTGAGCAATATGTGTTTGACCTAGAGAATAATGGTAGAGCGGAGGCGGACTTCAAAGTTGCAAATGTTGAGCTTAAAGCAACCCCGCTAAAGAAGCACAACAAGAAGCGGTTTGTTTCGAAGGAGCGTCTCGTCTTCTCTATGATTAATTACGACACAGTGATTAGCGAAAAGTGGGAGACCAGCTCTTTTCTCAAGAAGAACCGCTTCCTCCTGCTCATCTTTTATCTTTGGCTGAAAGAAGCAAGTCTTTTGGATTATAAATTCAAGTTCGTACATTTTCTCGATCTACTCGAAGGGCTTTCTCAAGAGGATGTTGTGCAAATCAAGAAGGACTGGGAGTGCATTGTCGACAAGATTCGGGACGGTAAGGCGCACGAGCTATCTGAAGGCGATACATTCTATCTTGGTGCGTGTACAAAAGCGGCGCACAGCCGTGTGGTTCGCGACCAGCCAAAATCGCGCATTCCAGCAAAGCCACGCGCGTTTTCTTTGAAGCAGGCGTACCTGAATTATCTTATACAGACGAAGCTGCTCGGGGTCTCTCCAGACGAGGTTTCTATATATAAAGGAGCACCAAAGACGAAAACTATCGACCAGGTTGTCGAAGATAGATTTAGGAAATTCATCGGAAAGACTGATACCGAGATTCTCAAGATGCTTAAATGGAAGCCAAAAGTGAAACCAAAGAATTACAAACGACTCATAGCTAACCATATCCTTACGGGCACAGGGTCAAACAAGGTAGAGGAGCTTGAGAAAGCAGATGTGACGCTGAAGGTGTTGGCGCTAGAACCGGACGGCTCCCTAAAAGAGTCTGTTTCTTTCCCGGCATTTAATTTCAAAGACCTCGTTACACAAGTGTGGTATGACGAAGAAGCAGAGCAAATGAGTGATTTTCATGCACAACTTGAAGAGAAAAAGTTCCTCTTTGTTGTTTTCCAGAAACAAGAAGAATCTGATGAGATTATCTTGCAAAAGACAATGTTCTGGAATTTCCCTGCGGAAGACATGGGTAAGGCGCGGGAGACTTGGGAGAAGACTATTGAGTTGCTGAATGAAGGGAAAATAATAAAGAAAGTCCCCCAAAAAGCCGACGGGAGAATATATAATCATTTTCCAGGTAGCACCTTCAATGGTGTAGCGCACGTGCGCCCTCACACCACAAACAGGGGTATAACAAATGAGCTACCGGTCCCTGACCAGCTCACTGGCTGGAAAACCTTTACAAAACAAGGATTCTGGCTCAATGCCAAATATATTCAGCATGCAATAGAAAACGACAAAGATCAAGATTGA
- a CDS encoding CTP synthase has product MPKKKDHKYIFVVGGVMSGVGKGIATSSIGKILQSRGFNVNLVKVDPYLNVDAGTMNPTEHGEAFVLESGLETDQDMGNYERFLGKSLGEENYITSGMVYKHVIEKERNLGYGGKCVEAIPHIRDEIVRRIQAAADVNGSEISVIEIGGTIGDFQNSLFFEAGRVMRMMHPDNVIFVMVSYLPIPGKLGEMKTRPTQNAIRQLYSYGVQPDVVIARSEVPLDKRRKEKIAVSCSMRTEDVISAPDIESVYDVPINFERDNLGHILVEKLGLRERVKKTNLTSWKNFVKKVKGTSHPVKIAIVGKYFGTGDFTLSDSYISVIEAIKYSAYKLGATPDIHWLNSRDFEKNKRKLTELKKYDGVIVPGGFGESGIEGKLNVIEYVRENKIPYFGLCYGMQLLVIEYARNVLGIKNAQTAEIDPKGESLVIDIMPDQKKKLAKADYGGTMRLGTYPAYLKKGTIARRAYGTEIAHERHRHRYEVNPEYAEELASRDLVFSGVSPDKRLMEIAELPSSLHPFFLGTQFHPEFLARPLDPHPLFTAFIKTAMGDKKKGAKRTKRK; this is encoded by the coding sequence ATGCCAAAAAAGAAGGATCACAAGTATATTTTCGTTGTCGGGGGAGTCATGTCTGGTGTCGGGAAAGGTATCGCCACATCCTCGATAGGAAAAATCCTCCAATCGAGGGGTTTTAATGTGAACCTCGTCAAAGTCGACCCGTACCTCAATGTGGACGCCGGCACCATGAACCCGACCGAGCATGGCGAAGCGTTTGTGCTTGAGAGCGGCCTTGAGACCGACCAGGATATGGGCAACTACGAGCGTTTCTTAGGCAAGAGCCTCGGCGAAGAGAACTACATCACCAGCGGCATGGTCTACAAGCACGTGATCGAGAAGGAGCGTAACTTAGGCTATGGCGGCAAGTGTGTTGAGGCGATCCCACACATTCGCGATGAGATCGTCCGCCGCATTCAGGCGGCAGCTGATGTAAATGGATCCGAGATCTCGGTCATTGAGATTGGCGGCACCATCGGCGATTTTCAAAACTCACTTTTCTTCGAGGCGGGGCGCGTCATGCGGATGATGCACCCGGACAATGTTATTTTTGTAATGGTTTCTTACCTCCCGATCCCCGGCAAGCTCGGTGAGATGAAGACGCGCCCGACCCAGAACGCCATTCGCCAACTCTATTCGTACGGCGTGCAACCCGATGTGGTGATTGCGCGCTCGGAGGTTCCGCTTGATAAACGGCGCAAAGAAAAGATTGCGGTCTCGTGCAGTATGCGCACCGAGGATGTTATCTCAGCCCCCGACATTGAGAGTGTGTATGATGTGCCGATCAACTTCGAGCGCGACAATCTCGGGCACATCCTCGTCGAGAAACTCGGGCTTCGTGAGCGCGTAAAGAAGACCAACCTCACCAGCTGGAAAAATTTTGTAAAGAAGGTGAAGGGGACCTCGCACCCGGTTAAGATCGCAATCGTCGGCAAGTATTTTGGCACGGGCGATTTTACGCTCTCGGACTCGTACATCTCGGTTATCGAAGCGATCAAGTATTCCGCCTACAAGCTCGGCGCAACACCAGACATTCACTGGCTCAACTCGCGTGACTTTGAGAAGAACAAGCGCAAGCTTACGGAACTCAAAAAGTATGACGGTGTTATTGTGCCGGGTGGCTTCGGCGAGTCTGGAATAGAAGGCAAGCTTAATGTGATTGAGTATGTGCGCGAAAACAAGATCCCGTACTTTGGACTCTGCTACGGCATGCAGCTCTTGGTGATCGAGTACGCGCGCAATGTGCTTGGTATAAAAAACGCTCAGACCGCCGAGATTGATCCGAAAGGAGAGAGTCTGGTTATCGATATCATGCCCGACCAGAAGAAAAAGCTCGCCAAGGCAGACTACGGCGGCACTATGCGCCTCGGCACCTACCCGGCATATCTCAAGAAGGGCACTATCGCGCGTCGCGCGTATGGCACAGAGATTGCCCACGAGCGACACCGTCACCGCTACGAGGTGAACCCGGAGTATGCCGAAGAGCTCGCCTCGCGCGACCTTGTCTTCTCGGGTGTCTCACCGGACAAGCGGCTTATGGAGATTGCCGAGCTTCCTTCGAGTCTCCACCCGTTCTTCCTCGGGACGCAGTTTCACCCGGAGTTTCTGGCGCGTCCACTTGATCCGCACCCGCTCTTCACCGCGTTTATTAAGACGGCAATGGGTGATAAGAAAAAGGGAGCAAAACGCACGAAGCGCAAATAA
- a CDS encoding AAA family ATPase has protein sequence MKQAQALDILKAGRNAYLTGPAGSGKTHVLREYISFLKDRGVAVGLTASTGIAATHFGGVTIHSWSGIGIKDFLSDMDIDALVQKEYLFKRYDKTKVLIIDEVSMLTPAIFDSLDRLARAMKQVDQPFGGMQLVLSGDFFQLPPVVRGSRMIEFAYASDAWGAADIRVCYLDEQFRQSDDALLNILNEMRSGDVSNESCSLLEGCMGEEGEPEGKVRPTRLYTHNLDVDALNAAELKKLPGEEREYDMESKGKASVVASLKKGLLAPETLSLKEDAVVMFVKNNFEAGYVNGTLGVITGFEDGFPVVRTFYGDEITVLPAEWRVEEGEKTVAQVTQLPLRLAWAITIHKSQGMSLDAAEIDLSKCFVSGQGYVALSRLRTLKGLTLRGLNDQALEVNREVLEYDSHLRRESAKWERVISRFSAGEVAEMHKEFVERMGGTVDEKEILKNAARNADMKREGVREKVPTHEQTRLLIEEGLSLKDIAKARGMTLSTIVSHLEKLQKLGADIDLARFKPKAKDLKKIKAAFEKAKDTKLAPVHRALKGEYTYEELRIARLFV, from the coding sequence ATGAAGCAAGCGCAAGCACTTGATATCTTGAAGGCGGGACGCAATGCCTACCTCACTGGGCCGGCCGGCTCAGGTAAGACGCATGTGCTCCGCGAGTACATCTCCTTTTTGAAAGACCGCGGAGTTGCAGTCGGGCTCACTGCCTCGACAGGCATTGCCGCAACGCACTTTGGTGGGGTGACCATTCATTCATGGTCCGGTATTGGCATCAAAGATTTCCTTTCCGACATGGACATCGACGCGCTCGTGCAGAAGGAGTACCTCTTTAAGCGTTATGACAAGACGAAGGTGCTCATCATCGATGAGGTGTCGATGCTCACACCCGCGATCTTCGACTCGCTTGATCGGCTGGCACGTGCAATGAAGCAAGTCGATCAACCGTTTGGCGGTATGCAGCTTGTTCTCTCGGGAGACTTCTTTCAGTTGCCACCAGTGGTGCGCGGGAGTCGGATGATCGAGTTTGCATACGCGTCTGATGCTTGGGGTGCGGCAGACATTCGTGTGTGCTACCTCGACGAGCAGTTCAGACAGAGTGACGACGCGCTTTTGAATATCTTAAACGAGATGCGGAGTGGTGACGTATCAAACGAGTCATGTTCACTTCTTGAGGGGTGTATGGGGGAGGAAGGTGAGCCTGAAGGTAAGGTGCGGCCGACACGGCTCTACACCCACAACCTGGACGTGGATGCGCTCAATGCCGCTGAGCTCAAGAAACTGCCGGGTGAAGAGCGCGAGTACGATATGGAATCAAAGGGCAAAGCGAGTGTTGTCGCGTCCCTCAAGAAGGGACTTCTCGCACCTGAGACACTCTCACTCAAGGAAGATGCGGTGGTGATGTTTGTGAAGAACAACTTTGAGGCGGGCTACGTGAACGGTACACTCGGCGTGATCACCGGTTTTGAAGACGGCTTCCCAGTCGTGCGTACGTTTTATGGAGACGAGATCACCGTGCTCCCGGCTGAGTGGCGTGTCGAAGAGGGGGAGAAGACCGTCGCGCAGGTGACTCAGCTTCCGCTTCGGCTTGCCTGGGCGATCACGATTCATAAGAGTCAGGGGATGAGTCTGGACGCTGCTGAGATTGACCTTTCAAAATGTTTCGTATCCGGCCAAGGGTACGTTGCACTCTCACGTTTGCGTACCCTTAAGGGGCTTACTCTACGCGGGCTGAATGACCAGGCGCTTGAAGTCAACCGTGAGGTGCTTGAGTATGATTCTCACCTGCGCCGCGAGTCAGCGAAATGGGAGCGGGTCATCTCGCGTTTTTCAGCAGGTGAGGTTGCAGAGATGCACAAAGAGTTTGTTGAGCGTATGGGCGGCACGGTAGATGAAAAGGAAATCCTAAAGAACGCCGCACGGAATGCAGACATGAAACGGGAGGGTGTACGAGAAAAGGTCCCCACGCACGAACAGACGCGGCTACTTATCGAAGAGGGTCTCTCTCTTAAGGATATCGCAAAGGCGCGCGGCATGACGCTCAGCACGATCGTCTCACATCTTGAAAAACTCCAGAAGCTCGGTGCGGACATCGACCTTGCGCGCTTCAAACCGAAGGCAAAAGACCTCAAGAAGATAAAAGCGGCCTTTGAGAAAGCAAAGGACACCAAGCTCGCTCCAGTCCACCGCGCGCTTAAAGGGGAGTACACCTACGAGGAGCTTCGCATTGCGCGGTTGTTTGTATAA
- the radC gene encoding DNA repair protein RadC: protein MKMKDAPKYARPREKLARYGVGKLTNHELLAIVLGSGTQGTNVVQLAKKIVNKVEEVGLESLTIKDLTSIKGLGMVKAGQVLAALEYGRRQHAAKDEVVMTPEKVFELCADFRNSRKEHFVAFYCNSRGALIAREIISIGTLDASLVHPREVFEPALRHSAASIIVAHNHPSGDSECSHEDVEITKQLQHASKLLGIDLIDHVIVSRGGWTSVL, encoded by the coding sequence ATGAAGATGAAAGATGCGCCCAAGTACGCGCGACCACGTGAGAAGCTTGCACGCTATGGGGTTGGTAAATTAACCAATCACGAACTGCTCGCTATTGTGCTTGGTTCGGGCACGCAAGGCACAAATGTTGTGCAGCTTGCAAAGAAGATTGTGAATAAGGTGGAGGAAGTTGGTCTTGAGAGTCTCACTATTAAAGACCTCACTTCAATCAAAGGTCTTGGTATGGTCAAAGCAGGACAAGTGCTCGCTGCTCTTGAGTATGGTCGCAGGCAGCATGCGGCCAAAGATGAAGTTGTTATGACTCCCGAAAAGGTCTTTGAGCTCTGCGCAGACTTTCGCAACTCTCGTAAAGAGCATTTTGTGGCGTTCTATTGCAACTCACGCGGCGCGCTCATTGCACGTGAAATCATCTCAATCGGGACACTTGACGCCAGCCTAGTTCACCCGCGCGAGGTCTTTGAACCCGCCCTCCGTCACTCAGCCGCCTCAATTATTGTCGCTCACAACCACCCGTCGGGGGACAGTGAGTGTTCGCATGAGGATGTTGAGATTACAAAACAACTTCAGCACGCGAGTAAGCTGCTTGGCATAGACCTTATTGACCACGTCATCGTCTCAAGAGGTGGTTGGACGAGTGTCCTATGA
- the dcm gene encoding DNA (cytosine-5-)-methyltransferase — MKKKPGMSDNKLRVAELFAGVGGFRVGFEKASRNRFETVWFNQWEPGKKQQHAHDVYSKNWGVENLLHTNTNIEEVVKYHIDSVPDHDILVGGFPCQDYSVAKPLRQSAGIIGKKGVLWWSIVSLVQQLQEKRGRKAPKILLLENVDRLLKSPGTQRGRDFAVMLRSLETLGYDVEWRVINAADHGFPQRRRRIFILAYKNNSGIAKQMRSKGHLRWLHEGVFGKAFPIKRVQEHELNEILLHEDEKQISDHFGRGLKVSPFHNAGVMINGDVYTAKVTPKPAKTTVVLGDVLLADKEVGEEYFIDDKEVIKKWKKQKGAKKIERVNKHTGESYVFSEGGMSFPDSLDKPSRTVVTGEGGSGPSRFKHVVQSPQSGKMRRLTPVELERLSMFPDNHTAEGVNGPVSDNTRAFFIGNALVTGIIAKIGKNLIKYVDEYEA; from the coding sequence ATGAAGAAAAAGCCTGGAATGTCCGACAATAAATTGCGCGTGGCAGAACTCTTTGCGGGAGTTGGTGGATTTCGTGTCGGCTTTGAGAAGGCGTCACGGAATCGCTTTGAGACAGTTTGGTTCAATCAGTGGGAGCCCGGCAAGAAACAACAGCACGCTCATGATGTGTATTCAAAGAATTGGGGCGTGGAGAACCTTTTGCATACCAACACCAACATCGAAGAGGTTGTGAAGTATCATATAGATTCGGTTCCTGATCACGACATTCTTGTTGGTGGTTTCCCATGCCAAGACTATTCTGTAGCAAAGCCACTTCGACAGTCGGCCGGCATTATTGGGAAGAAAGGGGTCTTGTGGTGGTCGATTGTGTCGCTTGTGCAGCAGTTACAGGAGAAGCGCGGTCGCAAAGCCCCAAAGATACTACTCCTCGAGAATGTCGACCGTTTGCTGAAGTCACCGGGGACACAGCGGGGTCGCGACTTTGCTGTTATGCTTCGCTCCCTTGAGACTCTTGGGTATGACGTTGAGTGGCGTGTTATCAATGCGGCTGACCATGGTTTCCCGCAGCGCCGAAGAAGGATATTCATCCTTGCCTACAAGAACAATAGTGGTATAGCAAAACAAATGCGTTCAAAGGGGCATCTTAGGTGGTTGCATGAGGGCGTCTTTGGTAAAGCATTCCCAATCAAGCGTGTTCAAGAACATGAGCTCAACGAGATACTCCTACACGAAGACGAGAAACAGATATCAGATCATTTTGGGCGCGGTTTGAAGGTGTCACCTTTTCATAATGCGGGTGTGATGATAAACGGTGATGTATATACTGCAAAGGTCACACCCAAACCAGCAAAGACGACCGTGGTTCTTGGGGATGTGCTGCTTGCCGACAAGGAGGTTGGTGAGGAATATTTCATAGACGACAAAGAGGTCATAAAGAAATGGAAGAAGCAGAAAGGCGCAAAGAAGATAGAGCGTGTTAATAAACACACCGGTGAATCGTATGTTTTCTCGGAAGGTGGCATGTCATTTCCCGACTCATTGGACAAACCGTCTCGGACAGTTGTTACGGGCGAGGGCGGTAGTGGACCTTCACGTTTCAAGCATGTGGTACAATCTCCTCAAAGTGGGAAGATGAGGAGGCTCACTCCGGTCGAGTTAGAGCGGCTGAGCATGTTCCCAGATAATCACACCGCAGAGGGAGTGAATGGCCCTGTGTCTGACAACACACGAGCATTCTTCATCGGTAATGCTTTGGTGACGGGTATTATCGCCAAGATAGGGAAGAACCTCATCAAGTATGTCGACGAGTACGAAGCATAG
- the typA gene encoding translational GTPase TypA — protein sequence MNEIRNIAIIAHVDHGKTTLTDGLMEFTGAREEGASMDSNALEQERGITIYAKNTSVEYKGTKINIIDTPGHADFGSEVERVLRSIDSVLLVVDAQEGPMPQTRFVLKKSLELGLKPIVIINKIDKPAADPAHCEEQVLELFMELGASDEQCDFEVVYAIGRDGVAKRKMEDEAKDLAPVLDTILETVPAAKPYNEGDALRAQVFNLGYDDYTGRLAVARIYEGKITDGAQLFIKDAKGNTRKGKVTKLSTFKGLERIESKEALAGDIVLIAGFADINIGETLTDSEGAEPLPMIAVDEPTIGLQFLPNSSPFVGREGKQVTSREIKARLEKELEINVGLQVDFSEGSIFNVYGRGEMHIAILLENMRREGFEVMVSQPQAIIREIDGVKHEPFEEVTIDIPQEFQGAVIERLSNRAFVMQNMITHENQVRLIFEGPTRGLLGYRGQFTIDTKGEGILCSQVLGFRPYAGEIKKRFVGSMTSMVTGKAVAFALWNLQERGVLYIGHATEVYEGMVIGNTSKGDEMVVNPTKGKQLTNIRASGSEEAITLIPHQALSIESGLEIMTEDEYLEVTPLSVRLRKKYLKEGERVKHSKRG from the coding sequence ATGAACGAAATACGAAACATTGCCATAATTGCCCATGTTGACCACGGGAAAACAACTCTTACTGACGGGTTGATGGAATTTACCGGTGCCCGAGAAGAGGGTGCGTCAATGGACTCAAACGCACTCGAGCAGGAGCGTGGTATCACCATTTACGCCAAAAACACGTCTGTTGAGTACAAAGGTACGAAGATCAACATCATCGACACGCCAGGACACGCCGACTTTGGCTCGGAGGTAGAGCGCGTCTTGCGCTCGATCGACTCGGTGCTCTTGGTGGTCGATGCACAAGAAGGCCCGATGCCACAGACGCGTTTTGTCTTGAAGAAGTCACTTGAGCTTGGCCTCAAGCCGATTGTGATCATCAACAAGATCGACAAACCGGCAGCCGACCCGGCGCACTGCGAGGAGCAGGTGCTTGAGCTCTTTATGGAGCTCGGGGCGAGCGACGAGCAGTGCGACTTCGAGGTGGTCTACGCCATTGGGCGCGATGGCGTCGCGAAGCGGAAGATGGAAGACGAGGCTAAAGACCTTGCGCCGGTCCTCGATACGATACTTGAGACGGTCCCTGCGGCAAAACCATACAACGAAGGCGATGCGCTTCGCGCGCAGGTCTTTAACCTTGGGTACGACGATTACACTGGCCGACTTGCCGTTGCGCGAATTTATGAAGGAAAGATCACTGACGGTGCGCAGCTTTTCATAAAGGACGCTAAGGGAAACACGCGCAAAGGAAAGGTCACCAAGCTCTCTACTTTTAAAGGACTTGAGCGGATTGAATCGAAAGAAGCGCTTGCCGGGGATATTGTGCTCATCGCTGGTTTTGCGGATATTAACATCGGCGAGACCCTCACTGATAGCGAAGGTGCTGAGCCGCTCCCGATGATTGCGGTTGATGAGCCGACAATCGGGCTGCAGTTCCTCCCGAACTCATCGCCGTTTGTGGGTCGCGAAGGCAAGCAGGTCACCAGCCGCGAGATCAAGGCACGCCTGGAAAAAGAGCTCGAGATCAACGTGGGGCTCCAGGTGGATTTCTCCGAGGGAAGTATTTTCAATGTATACGGCCGCGGCGAGATGCACATTGCCATCTTGCTTGAGAATATGCGCCGCGAAGGATTCGAGGTCATGGTCTCACAGCCGCAGGCAATCATTCGTGAGATTGACGGCGTAAAGCACGAGCCGTTCGAGGAGGTCACGATCGATATTCCGCAGGAGTTTCAGGGGGCGGTCATTGAGCGACTCTCAAACCGCGCGTTCGTGATGCAGAACATGATCACACACGAGAATCAGGTGCGTCTCATCTTCGAAGGACCGACACGCGGGCTCCTTGGCTATCGCGGACAGTTCACTATTGATACCAAGGGCGAGGGTATCCTCTGCTCGCAGGTGCTCGGGTTCCGGCCATACGCCGGTGAGATCAAGAAGCGTTTCGTCGGCTCGATGACCTCAATGGTCACCGGCAAAGCGGTTGCCTTCGCGCTCTGGAATTTGCAGGAGCGCGGCGTACTCTACATCGGGCACGCAACGGAGGTATATGAAGGTATGGTGATCGGGAACACTTCAAAGGGCGACGAGATGGTGGTCAACCCAACCAAGGGCAAGCAGCTCACCAACATTCGCGCGTCCGGGTCTGAAGAGGCGATCACCCTCATCCCGCACCAGGCGCTCTCGATCGAGAGCGGGCTTGAGATTATGACCGAGGACGAGTACCTCGAGGTGACGCCACTCTCGGTGCGCTTACGCAAGAAGTACCTCAAGGAAGGCGAGCGCGTAAAGCACAGTAAACGCGGGTAA
- a CDS encoding zeta toxin family protein, with the protein MTEEEKKLEDEALEYIKTHKKELIERFCPTEVCHSVSKPVSLFMAGSPGAGKTEVSKGLMKRFIKDAPVRIDADEIRAFCPGYTGDNAHVFQRAANKGVNFLYDHALSNDINCIMDGTFAYGGVEDNIRRSLKRGRRVEVWFVYQDPRHAWEFTKARELEEARHVSKDVFVRAFFDSRENVKSVKRKLGDAIKINVLIKDYETGTEKLKLNGSVADIDRLADGRYSVDDLNTLLI; encoded by the coding sequence ATGACTGAAGAAGAGAAGAAGCTGGAAGACGAAGCGCTTGAATATATCAAAACCCACAAGAAAGAACTCATCGAGAGGTTCTGTCCGACCGAAGTGTGTCATTCTGTGAGTAAACCAGTTTCATTGTTCATGGCCGGGTCCCCTGGCGCAGGGAAGACAGAAGTGTCAAAAGGGCTGATGAAGAGGTTTATTAAGGACGCCCCGGTGCGTATCGACGCAGATGAAATACGCGCATTTTGCCCCGGGTATACAGGAGACAACGCTCACGTATTTCAGAGAGCGGCAAACAAAGGTGTCAACTTTCTGTATGATCATGCGCTGAGCAATGATATCAACTGCATCATGGACGGGACCTTTGCGTATGGTGGTGTGGAGGATAACATCAGGCGTTCATTAAAAAGAGGACGCCGGGTGGAGGTGTGGTTTGTATATCAAGATCCGCGTCATGCATGGGAGTTCACTAAGGCGAGAGAACTGGAGGAGGCGCGACACGTATCCAAAGACGTGTTTGTGAGAGCGTTCTTTGATTCTCGGGAAAATGTAAAATCGGTGAAAAGGAAGCTTGGAGATGCTATTAAGATTAATGTGCTCATCAAGGACTACGAAACAGGTACCGAGAAGCTTAAACTGAACGGGTCTGTAGCGGATATTGACCGTTTGGCTGATGGGAGGTATTCTGTAGATGATTTAAACACGTTACTTATATGA